A single region of the Aquila chrysaetos chrysaetos chromosome 18, bAquChr1.4, whole genome shotgun sequence genome encodes:
- the LOC121232435 gene encoding uncharacterized protein LOC121232435 codes for MSPFNTLRCLNRRYSCCEMSHPVLVKRGFNGDAMSPWHNFLEGVQCVAGPEEARAEAAKPAWSNSLPRLWHVIMEGLARQGARPACKLLRMSVSLLGSSCGILPAETHVERARRWPRQSLPWGRRPRRDAGGRHSAQPVLRSVAGLPSDLLSRVPDTRGLVCWEESGLVAGCGGGLGRVRIAPPAWRSCCWESSPVITPGGAPQPLGLFRGGRRTKSLQTAFSIAS; via the exons ATGTCGCCTTTCAATACATTACGGTGTTTAAATAGAAGATACAGTTGTTGTGAAATGTCTCATCCCGTCTTGGTGAAAAGGGGCTTCAACGGGGATGCGATGAGCCCATGGCACAACTTTCTGGAAGGGGTGCAATGTGTGGCCGGACCTGAAGAAGCCCGAGCAGAGGCTGCCAAGCCAGCCTGGAGCAACAGCCTGCCCAG actTTGGCATGTCATCATGGAAGGCTTGGCCAGGCAGGGAGCGCGGCCAGCCTGCAAACTGCTGAGGATGAGCGTCTCGCTCTTGGGCTCCTCGTGCGGCATCCTCCCCGCAGAGACGCACGTGGAGCGGGCACGGCGCTGGCCTCGCCAGAGCCTGCCGTGGGGAAGGAGACCTCGGAGGGACGCTGGTGGAAGGCATTCTGCTCAGCCGGTGCTCCGCTCTGTGGCCGGTCTCCCGTCCGATCTCTTGTCCCGTGTACCAGACACGCGAGGCCTCGTGTGCTGGGAGGAAAGCGGGCTGGTGGCAGGCTGTGGTGGTGGTTTAGGTAGGGTGAGGATCGCTCCCCCTGCCTGGAGGAGCTGTTGCTGGGAAAGCTCTCCTGTGATTACCCCTGGGGGAGCACCACAGCCATTGGGGCTCTTCCGAGGAGGGAGAAGGACAAAGAGTCTTCAAACAGCTTTTAGCATAGCCTCTTAA